In one Bradyrhizobium cosmicum genomic region, the following are encoded:
- a CDS encoding SDR family oxidoreductase produces MRSVVVTGASTGIGWAIAKFLIGRGYRVFGSVRKQADADRLKGEFGTNFTPLLFDVTDEAAVLAAAREVRAVLGGETLAGLVNNAGIAVASPVLELSADDFRRQMDINVIGPVIATQAFGPLLGADPSLKGPKGRIVMISSVAGNNANPLSAPYSTSKHAIEGLSESMRRELMLFGIDVIIVAPGAVRTPIWSKAEQIDLSVYRNSPYLPALNKVMAFMMDLGANGLPAERIAEIVFEALTSPNPKVRYQITPDRMRHLIGAVLPKRTLDRIIAKRLGLLPQG; encoded by the coding sequence ATGAGATCTGTCGTCGTCACCGGCGCGTCCACGGGCATTGGCTGGGCCATTGCGAAATTCCTGATCGGGCGCGGCTATCGCGTCTTCGGCAGTGTCCGCAAGCAGGCCGATGCCGACCGGCTCAAGGGTGAGTTCGGCACGAACTTCACGCCGCTTCTGTTCGACGTTACCGATGAGGCTGCCGTGCTGGCGGCGGCGCGCGAGGTCCGCGCTGTGCTGGGCGGCGAGACGCTGGCGGGTCTCGTCAACAATGCCGGCATCGCGGTCGCAAGCCCCGTGCTCGAATTGTCGGCCGACGACTTCCGCCGCCAGATGGACATCAACGTCATCGGCCCGGTGATTGCGACGCAGGCTTTTGGGCCGCTGCTCGGCGCCGACCCGTCACTGAAGGGGCCGAAGGGACGGATCGTCATGATCAGCTCGGTGGCGGGCAACAACGCGAATCCGCTGTCGGCGCCTTACAGCACCTCCAAGCACGCCATCGAGGGGCTGTCGGAGAGCATGCGCCGCGAGCTGATGCTGTTTGGCATCGACGTCATCATCGTCGCCCCCGGGGCGGTGAGGACGCCGATCTGGAGCAAGGCCGAGCAGATCGATCTCTCCGTCTACCGGAATTCGCCCTATCTGCCGGCACTCAACAAGGTCATGGCGTTCATGATGGATCTCGGTGCGAACGGCCTGCCGGCCGAGCGTATCGCCGAAATCGTGTTCGAGGCGCTGACCAGCCCAAATCCCAAGGTCCGCTACCAGATCACACCCGACCGCATGCGCCATCTGATTGGTGCCGTGCTGCCGAAGCGGACGCTCGACCGCATCATCGCCAAGCGGCTGGGGCTGCTGCCGCAGGGTTGA
- a CDS encoding ABC transporter permease, translating into MSRVTLLALQVLVAVVCIALWQLLSTVPVFGKILLPPFFFSNPVDVLAQIVKWFSSGVIWKHLGITLTESILAFVIGSAGGVLVGFWFARQPLVAAVFDPYVKMVNALPRVVLAPIFALWLGLGIWSKVALGVTLVFFIVFFNVYQGVKEVSRTVLDNGRMLGMSERQLMRHVYWPSALSWMFSSLHTSVGFAVVGAVVGEYLGSAAGLGYLIQQAEGVFDVAGVFAGMFVLSAFVILIDYGVTLVERRLLVWRPTVDGRG; encoded by the coding sequence ATGTCGCGCGTCACGCTGCTTGCGCTTCAAGTCCTTGTCGCCGTGGTCTGCATCGCGCTGTGGCAGTTGCTGTCGACCGTGCCGGTGTTCGGCAAGATCCTGCTGCCGCCGTTCTTCTTCTCCAATCCGGTCGACGTCCTCGCCCAGATCGTCAAGTGGTTCTCGTCCGGCGTGATCTGGAAGCATCTCGGCATCACGCTGACGGAATCAATCCTGGCCTTCGTGATTGGATCGGCCGGCGGTGTGCTGGTCGGGTTCTGGTTCGCTCGCCAGCCGCTCGTCGCCGCGGTGTTCGACCCCTACGTCAAGATGGTGAACGCGTTGCCGCGCGTCGTGCTGGCGCCGATCTTCGCGCTTTGGCTCGGCCTCGGCATCTGGTCGAAGGTCGCGCTCGGCGTGACGCTGGTGTTCTTCATCGTGTTCTTCAACGTCTATCAGGGTGTGAAAGAGGTCAGCCGCACCGTGCTCGACAACGGACGCATGCTGGGCATGAGCGAGCGGCAGCTGATGCGGCACGTCTATTGGCCGTCGGCACTGTCCTGGATGTTCTCCTCGCTGCATACTTCGGTCGGCTTCGCCGTGGTCGGCGCGGTCGTCGGCGAATATCTGGGATCGGCGGCCGGGCTCGGCTACCTCATTCAGCAGGCCGAAGGTGTGTTCGACGTCGCCGGCGTGTTCGCCGGCATGTTCGTGCTATCGGCCTTTGTCATCCTGATCGACTATGGGGTTACGCTGGTGGAGCGACGCCTGCTGGTGTGGCGGCCGACCGTGGACGGGCGCGGCTAG
- a CDS encoding sulfatase-like hydrolase/transferase, whose amino-acid sequence MASAPNPGPSAATAVLASVAALGIWRLLAVAAPHLAALGLMYETETDFGSRLSFALAWGILNFLWITLLRRPALSGALSLTMVVVLVLLSRLKHDVVQMTVNFIDLMMIDRDTVAFLFTIFPNLRWSVILAGLVTLPLMYALWWLDPFRIRRLPALACKLACLAALVGYSLYHPDEAWRGYYDDGYLSKFFRSGVSAVSDFAQYGFMESAAATDERLNMPLVDACHPAGRRPNIIMIHDESSFDIRAAQGIKVPAGYGNHFKSWDGKQRAFLAESNGGPSWFTEYNVLAGLSSRSFGRFAYFVTRIATGRVERGLPLALRRCGYDTLSLYPAYGGFMAARSFQMTTGVERFLDSKDLGAKDVEPDSFFYDKALKLMGQQPPNKPLFTFIYLGANHFPWETRFRPDLLPNWRAPGNVPSIDEYLRRQAMSAEQYKAFLAGLKKNFPGEPFLIVRYGDHQPEFAPAILEPGLDEGALGKKLDAYDPRLYATYYAIDAVNFEPVKSEAVMDTVDGPYLPLVIQEAAGIPLDPSFAEQKEIMLRCKGIFYGCKDGAEARRLNRLLIDAGMIRGL is encoded by the coding sequence ATGGCGTCCGCGCCCAATCCAGGTCCTTCCGCTGCCACCGCCGTGCTGGCGAGCGTCGCCGCGCTCGGAATCTGGCGGCTGCTTGCGGTTGCCGCACCACATCTGGCGGCGCTCGGCCTGATGTACGAGACCGAGACGGATTTCGGCTCGCGGCTGTCCTTCGCGCTCGCCTGGGGTATCCTCAACTTCCTCTGGATCACGCTGCTGCGGCGGCCCGCATTGTCGGGCGCGCTGTCGCTGACCATGGTCGTGGTGCTGGTGCTGCTGTCGCGGCTCAAGCACGACGTCGTGCAGATGACGGTCAACTTCATCGATCTGATGATGATCGACCGCGACACCGTCGCGTTCCTGTTCACGATCTTCCCGAATCTGCGCTGGTCGGTGATCCTGGCCGGTCTCGTCACGTTGCCGCTGATGTATGCGCTGTGGTGGCTCGATCCGTTCCGCATCCGCAGGCTGCCGGCGCTCGCGTGCAAGCTCGCCTGTCTTGCCGCACTGGTCGGCTATTCGCTTTACCACCCCGACGAGGCCTGGCGCGGCTATTACGACGACGGCTATCTCTCGAAATTCTTCCGCTCCGGCGTCAGCGCGGTCTCCGACTTTGCGCAATACGGCTTCATGGAATCGGCCGCCGCGACCGACGAACGGCTCAACATGCCGCTGGTCGATGCCTGCCATCCCGCCGGCCGCCGGCCGAACATCATCATGATCCATGATGAATCGAGCTTCGACATCCGCGCCGCCCAGGGCATCAAGGTGCCGGCCGGATATGGCAATCATTTCAAATCCTGGGATGGCAAGCAGCGCGCGTTCCTGGCCGAGAGCAATGGCGGCCCGAGCTGGTTCACCGAATACAACGTGCTCGCCGGGCTGTCGTCGCGCTCGTTCGGCCGCTTCGCTTATTTCGTGACGCGCATCGCGACTGGCCGCGTCGAGCGCGGCCTGCCGCTGGCGCTACGGCGCTGCGGCTACGACACCCTGTCGCTCTATCCCGCCTATGGCGGCTTCATGGCTGCGCGCAGCTTTCAGATGACGACCGGCGTCGAACGTTTTCTCGACTCCAAGGATCTTGGCGCGAAGGATGTCGAGCCTGACAGCTTCTTCTACGACAAGGCCCTCAAGTTGATGGGGCAGCAGCCGCCAAACAAGCCGCTGTTCACCTTCATCTATCTCGGCGCCAATCATTTCCCCTGGGAGACGCGCTTCCGCCCGGACCTGCTGCCGAACTGGCGCGCGCCGGGCAACGTGCCGTCGATCGACGAATATCTGCGCCGGCAGGCGATGAGCGCAGAGCAGTACAAGGCCTTCCTGGCCGGCCTGAAAAAGAATTTTCCGGGAGAACCCTTCCTGATCGTGCGCTATGGCGATCATCAGCCCGAGTTCGCGCCGGCTATCCTCGAGCCCGGGCTCGACGAGGGCGCTCTCGGCAAGAAGCTCGATGCTTACGATCCGCGCCTCTATGCGACCTACTACGCGATCGACGCCGTCAATTTCGAGCCGGTGAAGAGCGAGGCCGTGATGGACACGGTCGACGGTCCCTATCTGCCGCTGGTGATCCAGGAAGCCGCCGGCATTCCGCTCGATCCGTCCTTCGCCGAGCAGAAGGAGATCATGCTCCGCTGCAAAGGCATCTTCTACGGCTGCAAGGACGGCGCGGAGGCGCGACGGCTCAACCGGCTGCTGATCGACGCAGGGATGATCCGGGGACTGTAG
- a CDS encoding glycine betaine ABC transporter substrate-binding protein: protein MSLLSDPRWGEALSHLPDYLGNHVRVSLAALALGLTVSLPLAILTRNRPAPRSILLALASIVQTVPGLALLALFYPLLLAAASLTLAWFGVSFSAFGFLPAVLALALYSMLPVLRNGITGLNGIDPALIEAAEGVGMTARQSLVMVELPLALPVMMAGIRTAAVWVIGTATLSTPIGQTSLGNYIFAGLQTQNWVFVLFGCFTSAALALAVDQLLGLIESGLRRRSRLRSGLGAAGIAALVAATLVPSMGRSSSGYVVGAKTFAEQYVLSALLRDRLQAAGLPSTARSGLGSSVIFEALKAGDIDLYVDYSGTLWANQLHRTDIKPRAELLAELKTALTKDNVTLLGELGFENAYALVMPKTRAEALDIRTIADLAAHAPKLSIAGDYEFFSRPEWAALQKAYGLSFRAQRQMQPDFMYAAVASGEVDVIAGYTSDGLIAKYDLTALDDPRHAIPPYDAILLLAPKRAGDERLKTALTPLLGKIDIATMREANLRAAGNDANSSPDAVAKWLWEKVGKR, encoded by the coding sequence ATGAGCCTCCTCTCCGATCCGCGTTGGGGCGAGGCGCTGTCGCATTTGCCCGACTATCTCGGCAACCATGTGAGGGTGAGCCTCGCCGCGCTGGCGCTTGGCCTCACCGTCAGCCTGCCGCTGGCGATCCTGACCCGCAACCGTCCGGCGCCGCGGAGCATCCTGCTCGCGCTTGCCAGCATCGTGCAGACAGTACCGGGACTGGCGCTGCTCGCGCTGTTCTATCCGCTGCTGCTCGCAGCGGCTTCGCTGACACTCGCCTGGTTCGGCGTCTCCTTCTCCGCCTTCGGATTCCTGCCGGCGGTGCTGGCGCTGGCGCTCTATTCGATGCTGCCGGTGCTGCGCAACGGCATCACCGGGCTGAACGGCATCGATCCCGCGCTGATCGAAGCCGCGGAAGGAGTCGGCATGACCGCGCGGCAGTCGCTCGTGATGGTCGAGCTACCGCTGGCGCTGCCGGTGATGATGGCGGGCATCCGCACCGCCGCGGTGTGGGTGATCGGCACTGCGACGCTGTCGACGCCGATCGGGCAAACCAGCCTCGGCAACTACATCTTTGCGGGATTGCAGACCCAGAACTGGGTGTTCGTGCTGTTCGGCTGCTTTACATCGGCCGCGCTCGCGCTCGCCGTGGATCAACTGCTCGGACTGATCGAGAGTGGCCTGCGCCGCCGCAGCCGCTTGCGCAGCGGGCTCGGCGCCGCCGGGATCGCGGCGCTGGTCGCAGCGACCCTGGTGCCCTCGATGGGCCGCTCGTCATCAGGCTATGTGGTCGGTGCCAAGACATTTGCCGAGCAATATGTGCTCTCGGCCTTGCTCAGGGATCGTCTCCAGGCCGCCGGCCTGCCCTCCACTGCGAGATCGGGTCTTGGCTCGAGCGTGATCTTCGAGGCGTTGAAGGCAGGAGATATCGACCTCTATGTCGACTATTCCGGCACGCTCTGGGCCAACCAGCTTCACCGCACGGACATCAAGCCGCGTGCGGAATTATTGGCGGAACTGAAGACGGCGCTCACCAAGGACAACGTCACCCTGCTCGGCGAGCTCGGCTTCGAGAATGCCTATGCGCTGGTGATGCCGAAGACGCGCGCCGAAGCACTCGACATCCGTACCATCGCCGATCTCGCGGCGCATGCTCCGAAGCTGTCGATTGCCGGCGACTACGAGTTCTTCTCGCGCCCCGAATGGGCGGCGCTGCAAAAGGCCTATGGCCTTTCGTTCCGCGCCCAGCGTCAGATGCAGCCGGACTTCATGTATGCGGCAGTCGCCAGCGGCGAGGTCGACGTGATCGCCGGCTACACCAGCGACGGCCTGATCGCGAAATACGATCTCACGGCGCTGGACGATCCCAGGCACGCGATCCCGCCCTATGATGCCATCCTGCTGCTGGCGCCGAAACGCGCCGGCGACGAACGGCTCAAGACGGCGCTCACTCCGCTGCTCGGCAAGATCGACATCGCCACGATGCGCGAGGCCAATTTGCGTGCCGCCGGCAACGATGCGAATTCCTCACCGGATGCGGTGGCGAAGTGGCTGTGGGAGAAGGTGGGCAAGCGGTAG
- a CDS encoding EamA family transporter, which produces MKPADVLIALMVAIIWGLAFVASRIALDEFSPELMTAMRFAIAAVPCLFIRKPKIAWSLLIAISFTLFLGQFLSQAYGIAHGVPVGLTSVVVQSQALFTIGFAAIAFGERTTPVQTLGVVIAAAGLLMICGTVGYDFSIGAFAVLMIAPVSFAVGNVLLRGARGVPMFDLFAWLCLATAVPLFALALLVNGPAPTWHSLIHMSPTGLVCLLVIGALSTSIAYWLWGRLLRDYPAAQVVPFALLVPFVGSAASSIVFGERFGPLRFAGMLTVVGGIAVMVLARRPQPLPKTA; this is translated from the coding sequence ATGAAGCCGGCCGACGTCCTCATCGCCCTCATGGTGGCGATCATCTGGGGGCTTGCCTTCGTGGCGAGCCGGATCGCGCTCGACGAATTTTCGCCGGAGCTGATGACGGCGATGCGCTTCGCCATCGCCGCAGTGCCGTGCCTGTTCATCCGCAAGCCCAAGATTGCCTGGTCGCTTCTGATCGCAATCAGCTTCACGCTGTTCCTCGGCCAGTTCCTGAGTCAGGCCTATGGCATCGCCCATGGTGTGCCGGTGGGCCTGACCTCGGTCGTCGTGCAGAGCCAGGCGCTGTTCACCATTGGCTTTGCGGCGATCGCATTCGGCGAGCGGACGACGCCGGTGCAGACGCTCGGCGTCGTCATCGCAGCGGCGGGTCTGCTGATGATCTGCGGCACCGTCGGATATGATTTCAGCATCGGCGCTTTCGCTGTGCTGATGATTGCTCCCGTGAGCTTTGCCGTCGGCAACGTTCTGTTGCGCGGCGCCCGCGGCGTGCCGATGTTCGATCTGTTTGCCTGGCTTTGCCTTGCCACCGCAGTGCCGCTGTTCGCGCTGGCGCTGCTCGTCAACGGGCCGGCGCCGACGTGGCATTCGCTGATCCACATGTCGCCGACGGGCCTCGTCTGCCTGCTGGTAATCGGCGCCCTCTCCACCAGCATCGCCTATTGGCTGTGGGGCCGGCTGTTGCGCGATTATCCCGCTGCCCAGGTGGTGCCGTTCGCGTTGCTGGTGCCGTTCGTCGGCTCGGCCGCCTCCAGCATCGTATTCGGCGAGCGATTCGGGCCGCTGCGGTTCGCCGGCATGCTGACCGTGGTCGGCGGCATCGCCGTGATGGTGCTGGCGCGGCGCCCGCAGCCGCTGCCAAAGACGGCGTGA
- a CDS encoding class I SAM-dependent methyltransferase — MLARDWYYNERNRMGIGPTVASIYDSHDDADLRARAALKMLGVQRGWRIADIGCGNGVLATEASLMGAQVDAIDISPAMLALAEIYARDRKAKVSTQSAGLLSFAYQPESYDLIVSEFTLHHLPDFWKAVAMARIYRALKPGATFYLRDIVYASMPDAVERDVEQWADCQIKNHDFSRESVVTHMRDEYSTFGWVMERMLTDVGFTLVSADYHAPMHGTYLLRKPNPST; from the coding sequence ATGCTGGCGCGCGACTGGTACTATAACGAGCGGAACCGGATGGGCATCGGGCCCACGGTGGCGTCGATTTACGACTCCCACGACGATGCCGATCTGCGTGCGCGCGCCGCGCTGAAAATGTTGGGCGTCCAGCGGGGCTGGCGGATTGCCGATATCGGCTGCGGCAACGGCGTGCTGGCGACGGAAGCCTCGCTGATGGGTGCGCAGGTCGACGCCATCGACATCTCGCCGGCGATGCTGGCGCTGGCGGAAATCTACGCGCGGGACCGCAAGGCCAAGGTCTCGACGCAGTCGGCGGGCCTGCTCAGCTTCGCCTACCAGCCGGAATCCTACGATCTGATCGTCAGCGAGTTCACGCTGCATCACCTGCCGGATTTCTGGAAGGCTGTGGCGATGGCGCGGATCTATCGCGCGCTGAAGCCGGGTGCGACCTTCTATCTTCGCGACATCGTCTACGCGTCGATGCCGGATGCCGTCGAACGCGACGTCGAGCAATGGGCCGACTGCCAGATCAAGAACCACGATTTCTCGCGCGAGAGCGTGGTGACGCATATGCGCGACGAATATTCCACCTTCGGCTGGGTAATGGAGCGGATGCTGACCGACGTCGGCTTCACGCTGGTCTCGGCCGACTACCACGCGCCGATGCACGGCACTTATCTGCTGCGCAAACCCAATCCTTCGACGTAA
- a CDS encoding ABC transporter ATP-binding protein, translating into MTTPTAVALEDAKVAFRLGDGRIYTAVEKAHLVVAQGEFVAIVGPTGCGKSTLLNVAAGLLTPAAGSVRIFDRPLSGLNRDAGYLFQADALFPWKTALDNVAIGLDIMGAPRAEAVQRAQKWLTAVGLGAFANRYPHMLSGGQRKRVALAQVLIRDPKILLMDEPFGPLDAQTRQVMGNLLLDLWNADRKAVLFVTHDLEEAIALADRVVIMSAGPSSRIIGDWRVSLQRPRDIFEVRIDKEFHALHREIWNVLKDEVMKGYAQSTQAAEAV; encoded by the coding sequence ATGACGACGCCCACAGCGGTGGCGCTGGAAGATGCCAAGGTCGCGTTCCGGCTCGGGGACGGACGGATCTATACGGCGGTGGAGAAGGCGCATCTGGTGGTCGCCCAGGGCGAGTTCGTCGCCATTGTCGGCCCGACCGGATGCGGAAAATCCACGCTGCTCAACGTCGCGGCCGGACTGCTGACGCCGGCGGCGGGCAGCGTCAGGATATTCGACCGGCCGCTCTCGGGGCTGAACCGGGATGCCGGCTACCTGTTCCAGGCCGATGCCTTGTTCCCGTGGAAGACCGCGCTCGACAATGTCGCCATTGGGCTCGACATCATGGGGGCGCCGCGTGCCGAGGCGGTTCAGCGCGCGCAGAAATGGCTCACAGCCGTCGGCCTCGGCGCTTTCGCCAATCGTTATCCACACATGCTCTCCGGCGGCCAGCGCAAGCGCGTGGCGCTGGCGCAGGTCTTGATCCGCGATCCCAAAATCCTCTTGATGGACGAGCCGTTCGGGCCGCTCGATGCTCAGACCCGCCAGGTGATGGGCAATCTGCTGCTCGACCTCTGGAATGCCGACCGCAAGGCGGTGCTGTTCGTCACCCACGATCTCGAAGAGGCGATCGCGCTCGCCGACCGTGTCGTGATCATGTCGGCGGGGCCTTCCTCGCGCATCATCGGCGACTGGCGCGTCAGCTTGCAGCGCCCGCGCGACATTTTCGAGGTGCGGATCGACAAGGAGTTCCACGCGCTCCACCGCGAGATCTGGAACGTGCTCAAAGACGAGGTGATGAAGGGCTACGCGCAGTCCACCCAGGCGGCGGAGGCGGTCTGA
- the ilvC gene encoding ketol-acid reductoisomerase has product MRVYYDRDADLNLIKGKKVVIVGYGSQGHAHALNLKDSGVKDVAIALRKDSGSVKKAEAAGFKVMEVAEAAKWGDLVMMLTPDELQGDIYREHLHDNMKKGAALVFAHGLNVHFNLLDPRADLDVLMIAPKGPGHTVRSEYQRGGGVPCLIAIAKDVSGNAHDLGLSYASAVGGGRAGIIETTFKEECETDLFGEQVVLCGGLVELIKGGYETLVEAGYAPEMAYFECLHEVKLIVDLIYEGGIANMNYSISNTAEYGEYVTGPRIVTAETKAEMKRVLADIQGGKFARDWMLENKVNQTSFKATRAKLAAHPIEEVGAKLRDMMPWIKKGALVDKSKN; this is encoded by the coding sequence ATGCGTGTTTATTACGATCGCGACGCCGACCTAAACCTGATCAAGGGCAAGAAGGTCGTCATCGTCGGCTATGGCAGCCAGGGCCACGCCCATGCGCTCAACCTGAAGGACTCCGGCGTCAAGGACGTCGCCATCGCGCTGCGCAAGGACTCAGGGTCGGTCAAGAAGGCCGAAGCCGCCGGCTTCAAGGTGATGGAAGTCGCCGAAGCCGCCAAATGGGGCGACCTCGTCATGATGCTGACCCCGGACGAGCTCCAGGGCGACATCTACCGCGAGCACCTGCACGACAACATGAAGAAGGGCGCAGCGCTCGTCTTCGCGCACGGTCTCAACGTCCACTTCAACCTGCTCGATCCCCGTGCCGACCTCGACGTGCTGATGATCGCGCCGAAGGGCCCCGGCCACACCGTGCGTTCGGAGTATCAGCGCGGCGGCGGCGTGCCCTGCCTGATCGCGATCGCCAAGGACGTCTCGGGCAACGCCCATGACCTTGGCCTGTCCTACGCTTCCGCCGTCGGCGGCGGCCGCGCCGGCATCATCGAAACCACCTTCAAGGAAGAGTGCGAGACCGATCTGTTCGGTGAGCAGGTTGTGCTCTGCGGCGGCCTGGTCGAACTGATCAAGGGCGGCTACGAGACCCTGGTCGAAGCCGGCTATGCGCCGGAGATGGCCTATTTCGAGTGCCTGCACGAGGTGAAGCTGATCGTTGACCTGATCTATGAAGGCGGCATCGCCAACATGAACTACTCGATCTCCAACACCGCCGAGTATGGCGAATATGTCACCGGCCCGCGCATCGTCACCGCCGAGACCAAGGCCGAGATGAAGCGCGTTCTCGCCGACATCCAGGGCGGCAAGTTCGCCCGCGACTGGATGCTGGAGAACAAGGTCAACCAGACCTCGTTCAAGGCAACCCGCGCCAAGCTCGCCGCGCACCCGATCGAGGAAGTCGGCGCCAAGCTGCGCGACATGATGCCCTGGATCAAGAAGGGCGCGCTGGTCGACAAGAGCAAGAACTGA
- a CDS encoding ABC transporter ATP-binding protein: protein MPSRTMIGYSHVSKSFGHLKAVDDASLDIAEGEFLAVVGGSGSGKTTLLRLANRLIEADGGTITVEGEEVRNVDPVALRRRIGYVFQSGGLFPHLSVADNIGITPKLLGVATAEIDARIDELLALVQLDRTAHRDRLPEALSGGQRQRVGVARALAAKPRIVLMDEPFGALDPLTRDALGDDYRALHRSLGLTTVMITHDMTEAILLADRIAVMRGGRMLAQGTPVELSKSDDAYVLELLRTPRRQVERLNALLPQSGAA, encoded by the coding sequence ATGCCGTCCAGGACGATGATTGGCTACTCCCATGTCAGCAAGAGCTTCGGTCACCTCAAGGCCGTCGACGATGCGTCGCTCGACATCGCCGAGGGCGAGTTTTTGGCTGTTGTCGGTGGTTCGGGATCTGGCAAGACCACACTGCTGCGGCTCGCCAACCGGCTGATTGAGGCTGACGGCGGCACCATCACGGTCGAGGGCGAGGAGGTGCGGAATGTCGACCCTGTCGCGCTGCGGCGGCGAATTGGCTACGTCTTCCAGAGCGGTGGACTGTTCCCGCATTTGAGCGTTGCGGACAATATCGGGATTACGCCAAAGCTGCTGGGCGTAGCGACGGCGGAGATCGACGCCCGAATCGACGAGTTGCTGGCGCTCGTGCAACTCGACCGAACCGCGCATCGCGACAGGCTGCCCGAAGCACTCTCGGGCGGTCAGCGGCAGCGCGTCGGCGTGGCACGGGCGCTCGCGGCAAAACCACGCATCGTGCTGATGGACGAGCCGTTCGGCGCGCTCGATCCCCTCACCCGTGATGCGCTGGGCGACGATTATCGGGCCCTGCATCGCAGCCTCGGGCTGACCACGGTGATGATTACGCATGACATGACGGAGGCGATCCTGCTCGCCGACCGCATCGCGGTGATGCGCGGCGGAAGGATGCTCGCGCAGGGCACGCCGGTGGAGCTCTCGAAAAGCGACGACGCCTATGTGCTGGAGCTGCTGCGCACGCCGCGGCGCCAGGTCGAGCGGCTGAACGCGCTGCTCCCGCAGAGCGGTGCGGCATGA
- a CDS encoding threonine dehydratase codes for MFDLKELESAHEMVGTAMQPTPAHTWPLLGQRLGTHVVVKHENHTPTGAFKVRGGIVYLDRLKRERPNVPGIISATRGNHGQSLAFAARRHGVPAVIYVPKGNSAEKNHAMRAFGADLVEHGDDFQLAREEAGRRAQFDGLHMVPSFHPDLVLGVATYALELFRAAPDLDVLYVPIGQGSGISACILVRDLLGLKTEIVGVQSTEAPSYALSFAAGHVVTTETSNTLADGMATRFPDAEAVALIRKGAARIVQVTDDEVAAAIRAYWTDTHNLAEGAGAAALAAALQEKAKLSGKRVGLVLSGGNIDFDLFRSWVGMDTPATA; via the coding sequence GTGTTTGATCTCAAGGAGCTGGAAAGCGCCCACGAGATGGTCGGCACCGCCATGCAGCCGACGCCGGCGCACACCTGGCCGTTGCTTGGCCAGCGCTTGGGGACGCACGTCGTCGTCAAGCATGAGAACCACACGCCGACCGGGGCGTTCAAGGTGCGTGGCGGCATCGTGTACCTCGATCGGCTGAAACGCGAGCGGCCGAATGTGCCGGGCATCATCTCGGCCACCCGCGGCAATCACGGCCAGAGTCTTGCCTTCGCGGCGCGGCGTCACGGCGTGCCCGCGGTGATCTATGTGCCCAAAGGCAATTCGGCCGAGAAGAATCATGCCATGCGTGCATTCGGCGCCGATCTGGTCGAGCATGGCGACGATTTCCAGCTGGCGCGGGAGGAGGCCGGGCGCCGTGCGCAGTTCGACGGCTTGCACATGGTGCCGTCGTTCCACCCCGACCTCGTTCTGGGGGTGGCGACCTACGCGCTGGAGTTGTTCCGCGCGGCGCCTGATCTCGACGTCCTCTACGTTCCGATCGGGCAGGGCTCGGGCATCAGCGCCTGCATTCTGGTCCGCGATCTGCTCGGCCTGAAGACCGAGATCGTCGGCGTGCAGTCGACCGAAGCGCCGTCCTACGCACTGTCGTTCGCGGCAGGCCACGTCGTGACAACCGAGACCAGCAATACGCTGGCCGACGGCATGGCAACGCGCTTTCCCGACGCGGAAGCCGTCGCGTTGATCCGGAAGGGCGCTGCGCGCATCGTGCAGGTCACCGATGATGAAGTGGCCGCGGCGATCCGCGCCTACTGGACCGATACGCATAACCTCGCCGAAGGCGCCGGCGCAGCCGCGCTCGCCGCGGCCCTTCAGGAAAAGGCAAAACTGTCGGGCAAACGCGTCGGTCTCGTGCTGTCCGGTGGCAATATCGATTTCGATCTGTTCCGCAGTTGGGTCGGAATGGACACGCCAGCGACGGCGTAA
- the ilvN gene encoding acetolactate synthase small subunit: MNQPASAYFIEERHDPNETHTLSVLVQNEPGVLARVIGLFSGRGYNIESLTVSETESQKHLSRITIVTTGTPMVIEQIKHQLDRMIPVYRVVDMTLTKRSIERELAMVKVRGQGEHRVEALRLGDAFRARVIDATTESFVFEITGNTDKINQFIDLMRPLGLVEVSRTGVAAIGRGPEGM; encoded by the coding sequence ATGAACCAGCCCGCATCCGCCTACTTCATCGAAGAGCGCCACGATCCCAACGAGACGCATACGCTTTCGGTGCTCGTGCAGAACGAGCCGGGCGTGCTCGCGCGCGTCATCGGCCTGTTCTCGGGGCGCGGCTACAACATCGAGAGCCTCACGGTCTCCGAGACCGAGAGCCAGAAACATCTGTCGCGTATCACCATCGTCACCACGGGCACGCCGATGGTGATCGAGCAGATCAAGCATCAGCTCGATCGCATGATTCCGGTCTACCGCGTCGTCGACATGACGTTGACCAAGCGCTCGATCGAGCGCGAGCTGGCGATGGTGAAGGTGCGCGGGCAGGGCGAGCACCGCGTCGAGGCGCTCAGGCTGGGGGACGCGTTCCGCGCCCGCGTGATCGACGCCACCACCGAAAGCTTCGTGTTCGAGATCACAGGCAATACCGACAAGATCAACCAGTTTATCGACCTGATGCGTCCGCTCGGCCTTGTCGAGGTCTCGCGCACCGGCGTGGCCGCGATCGGTCGCGGGCCTGAAGGGATGTGA